The following is a genomic window from Desulfobulbaceae bacterium.
GTCTGTCGAAGCAAAATAATTTATTTGGAATTATTCAGGGTGATCATGATGGCTAACTTGAAAGAATATTATCATAATGAATGTGTACCTTTACTCATTAAAGAGTTTGGGTATAAATCAATAATGGAAGTACCAAAGCTCGATAAAATAGTTTTGAATATGGGTTTGGGAGAAGCTGTTCAAAATCCAAAAATTATTGAAGGAGCAGTTGCAGAACTGACCGCTATTGGAGGACAAAAAGCTGTTGTTACTAAAGCAAAGAAGTCAATTGCTGGTTTCAAACTCCGAGAAGGCATGCCTATAGGATGTTGTGTGACAATTCGTAAAGATCGGATGTATGATTTTCTTGCAAAATTGATTAATATTGCATTGCCAAGAGTAAGAGATTTTCGCGGGACTCCTTCGAAATCTTTTGATGGCAGGGGAAACTATGCTTTAGGTATTAAAGAAGAAATAATATTTCCTGAAATTGACTATGATAAAATTGACAAGATTAAAGGTCTTAATATTGTAATTGGTACAACGGCTAAAACAGATGAAGAGGGACGATTCCTACTGAAAGCCTTAGGGATGCCTTTCAGGAAATAAAAAGAAGGTTGAGGATAACCGTGGCTAAAAAATCATTAATTGCTAAATGTAAGAGAACACCTAAGTTTGCAGTACGTGCATATAATCGCTGTAAAATTTGCGGAAGACCACATGGTTACATGAGAAAATTTGGCATATGTCGTATTTGTTTTAGGAGTATGTCTAACAGTGGTTTAGTTACTGGAGTTACTAAGTCAAGTTGGTGATCTATTGTTTGCTTCAGGTGTATTACTTGATATTAAGAATTAGATATATCCATCTAAGACCTCGAAAAGGAGTTTTTCAATGTCTATGAGCGACCCCCTAGCAGATATGCTGACTAGGATACGTAATGCTGTTATGGTTAATTTAACTTGTGTGGATATGCCATACTCCAAGATTAAGGCAGAAGTAGCCAAGATTTTGAAAAAAGAGGGCTATATCAGCGACTATCAAAAAATTGAGGATAACTCTTGTCAGGGTTCCCTCAGAGTATCCTTAAAAATTAATGGTGATAATGACAAAGTTATTACCGGGATTAAAAGGATAAGCAAACCTGGTCGTAGGATTTATGCACGTCATAATGAGATACCTAGGGTGTTAAGTGGCCTCGGGATATCAATTGTATCAACCTCACAAGGTGTTTTGACGGATCATGAAGCTAGAAGTAGATCTGTTGGTGGCGAAATAATTTGTGAAGTTTGGTAATTTTTCAAGAATGAAACATTAAAAGTATTGTTTGGAGATTTCCAATGTCAAGAATTGGTAATAAACCTATCCCCGTTCCTGCTGGGGTTAAGCTTGAAATTAATAACGATTTTATAAGAGTAACTGGATCTAAAGGTACCCTTGAGAAACAGATTATGCCTGAATTACAAATCGTTGAAGAGGGAGCTACCCTATTAGTCAAAGCTAGTGATAACAGCAAAAGAACTAATGCCTTTCGTGGGTTAACCAGGTCCTTGATAAACAACATGATAATTGGATCTCATACTGGTTTTAAAAAAACTTTGATAGTTGAAGGTGTTGGATATCGGGTTAATGTTAATGATAAAAAAATTAGTTTATCCGTAGGATATTCAAATACCATTGATTTTGTATTGCCAGCAAATGTTTCTGCAACAACGGCAAATAATCAAATTGTTCTTGAATCAATAGATAAAGATTTACTTGGACAAACAGCTGCTAAGATTAGAGATATAAGAAAACCCGAACCCTATAAAGGCAAGGGCATTAGATATGAGAATGAACATATTGTCAGAAAGGCTGGTAAGGCCGCTGGAAAGAAATAATTAGGGTACATTCATGGCTAAGACAAGTATAAAAACACAGGCACGGCAGAAAAGAGTTCAGCGTATTAGGAAAAAAATCGAGGGTACAACTGAAAGACCCAGATTGCGAGTATTTAAAAGTTCTCGTCATATTTACGCACAACTGATTGATGATGCTAAAGGTGTTACCCTTTGTTCTTCATCTACAATTTCGGCAGAGATTGATACGTCAGAAATTAAAGGGAAGATTGCTCAGGCAAATAAAGTTGGGCAACTTGTAGCATCACTTGCTAAGTCCAAAGGAATAGAGAAAGTAGTATTTGATAGAGGTGGTTACATCTATCATGGACGAGTAAAGGCATTGTCTGAGGGAGCTAGAGAAGGTGGGTTAGTCTTTTGAAAAGTAAAAGCACATTGAAGGAGGATAGATCCTTGGCTAGTTTAATCAATGAAAAAGATGATCAGTTGATAGAGAAAATTGTCTTTATTAACCGAGTAGCAAAAGTTGTAAAAGGTGGCAGACGATTTAGCTTTAGCGCGATAGTCGTAGTTGGTGACGGGGCAGGTAAAGTTGGATACGGCCTAGGTAAGGCCAACCAAGTACCTGAAGCAATCAGAAAGGGTGTTGAGCAAGCAAAAAAGGATATGAAACGTGTTTCTATTACAAACACGAGTATTCCACATGAAATTTTTGGAAAGTTTGGCGCCGGAAGAGTTATGCTTAAGCCTGCATCTCCAGGTACAGGTGTAATAGCCGGAGGAGCTGTAAGGGCTGTATTAGAGGCGGCAGGAGTACATGATATTCTTACAAAATGTCTCGGGTCACACAATCCACATAACTTGGTTAAGGCTACAATAGATGGATTAAGAAACTTGCGCACACCAGAAATGATTGCGGCTAAGCGAAATAAGTCTGTCGAAGAGATTCTGACTAAGTAATTGATATTGATAGGAATATTTATGGAAAATCAAGTTAAGGTGACACTGAAAAAGAGCTATATCGGGTGTCCCAAAAAAATACGAGCTACATTGATTGGTTTAGGACTTACTCGCATAAACAAAACAATATTCAGAAAAAATACACCGGAGATTCAAGGGATGTTGAATAAAGTTCAACACCTAATTCTGGTGGAGGAATAATTATGTTGAACTTAAGCAATCTTTCTCCATATCCAGGGTCCACTAAACAACGAAAAAGAATTGGGCGTGGTCAAGGAACAGGGCAAGGAAAACAGTCAGGTAAAGGACATAAGGGTTATAAGGCGCGTTCTGGCAGCAGCATTAGTCCTGGGTTTGAAGGTGGACAAATGCCACTTCATCGTCGCTTACCAAAGCGTGGCTTTACAAATCCATTCAAAAAAGAATATGGAATTGTGAATGTCAAGGATTTGGAAGTTTTTGATGATAACACCTTAATTGATTCTCAATTGTTGCACACTAAAGGTCTAGTTGGAAAAAAATACACCTTGATTAAGTTGCTTGGTACTGGTGAAATAACAAAAAAGTTGATAGTTAAACTTTCATCAGTCAGTGAGTCTGCTAAATTAAAAATTGAATCTGCTGGCGGCAAAATCGAGGTATAATAATGGCAAGTGGCTTACAAGGAACTGCTAATATACCGGAACTCAAAAGGAGAATTACATTCACTCTTTTGATGCTTGCCGTATATCGCATAGGTGTACAGATCCCAACACCCGGTATTAATGGTGAGGCACTTGCAGATTTTTTTGCTAAAAATGCAGGAACTATTTTTGGCATGTTTAATATGTTTTCTGGAGGCGCTCTAGAAAATTTTTCAATATTTGCACTTGGTATTATGCCTTATATTAGTGCATCTATTATCTTTCAATTATTACAGGTTGTTGTTCCGCAGGTTGAAGCACTTGCTAAGGAAGGTGAATCTGGTAGAAGAAAAATTACCCAATATACCAGATATGCAACCGTTGTTCTTAGTATAGTTCAGGGACTTTTTATTAGCATTGGACTAGAAAGTATGGCTGCACCAACCGGTAATGCCATGATTGTCATTACTCCTGGGTGGTCCTTTAGGATAATGACTGTGATAACTCTTACATCTGGAACTGCATTTATCATGTGGTTAGGCGAACAGATGACCGAACGTGGTGTAGGAAATGGGATATCATTAATTATATTTGCCGGTATTGTAGCTCGTATGCCTGTAGCAATTGTAAATACAATTAAAATGATTACCGCAGATCAGATGCCAATTATATTGTTGCCAATTCTTCTTGCAATGATTGCTTCAGTTATAGGTATAGTCATATATTTTGAGACGGCACAAAGGAGGATACCAATTCAATATGCGAAACGTATGATTGGTAGACAATTATATGGTGGGCAACGATCTCACCTTCCTCTCAAAATCAACATGTCAGGTGTTATCCCTCCAATATTTGCCTCCTCTATCATGATGTTTCCAGCAACTATTGGTGGCTTTGTTCAAAATGATTTGGTGAAACAAATTTCAGCTTCTTTAGCATGGGGGACTTTACTCCATACATTGCTATATGTCGTAATGATTGTTTTCTTTTGTTTTTTCTATACTGCTGTTACATTTAACCCGGTAGACATTGCCGAAAATCTAAAGAAAAATGGAGGTTTTGTGCCTGGAATTAGACCTGGCAAAAAAACCGCTGAATTTATCGATAGGATCATGGTTAGACTCACTGTTATAGGCGCCATTTATATATCTGTTATTTGCGTGTTACCTGAGATATTGATTAAAAAATTAAATGTTCCCTTCTATTTCGGTGGAACAGCTTTGTTAATTGTGGTTGGTGTTGCTATTGACACCATTGCTCA
Proteins encoded in this region:
- the rpmD gene encoding 50S ribosomal protein L30, with product MENQVKVTLKKSYIGCPKKIRATLIGLGLTRINKTIFRKNTPEIQGMLNKVQHLILVEE
- a CDS encoding 50S ribosomal protein L15; its protein translation is MNLSNLSPYPGSTKQRKRIGRGQGTGQGKQSGKGHKGYKARSGSSISPGFEGGQMPLHRRLPKRGFTNPFKKEYGIVNVKDLEVFDDNTLIDSQLLHTKGLVGKKYTLIKLLGTGEITKKLIVKLSSVSESAKLKIESAGGKIEV
- the rplE gene encoding 50S ribosomal protein L5; this translates as MANLKEYYHNECVPLLIKEFGYKSIMEVPKLDKIVLNMGLGEAVQNPKIIEGAVAELTAIGGQKAVVTKAKKSIAGFKLREGMPIGCCVTIRKDRMYDFLAKLINIALPRVRDFRGTPSKSFDGRGNYALGIKEEIIFPEIDYDKIDKIKGLNIVIGTTAKTDEEGRFLLKALGMPFRK
- a CDS encoding type Z 30S ribosomal protein S14, whose translation is MAKKSLIAKCKRTPKFAVRAYNRCKICGRPHGYMRKFGICRICFRSMSNSGLVTGVTKSSW
- a CDS encoding 50S ribosomal protein L6 — encoded protein: MSRIGNKPIPVPAGVKLEINNDFIRVTGSKGTLEKQIMPELQIVEEGATLLVKASDNSKRTNAFRGLTRSLINNMIIGSHTGFKKTLIVEGVGYRVNVNDKKISLSVGYSNTIDFVLPANVSATTANNQIVLESIDKDLLGQTAAKIRDIRKPEPYKGKGIRYENEHIVRKAGKAAGKK
- a CDS encoding 30S ribosomal protein S5 is translated as MNEKDDQLIEKIVFINRVAKVVKGGRRFSFSAIVVVGDGAGKVGYGLGKANQVPEAIRKGVEQAKKDMKRVSITNTSIPHEIFGKFGAGRVMLKPASPGTGVIAGGAVRAVLEAAGVHDILTKCLGSHNPHNLVKATIDGLRNLRTPEMIAAKRNKSVEEILTK
- the rpsH gene encoding 30S ribosomal protein S8, which encodes MSMSDPLADMLTRIRNAVMVNLTCVDMPYSKIKAEVAKILKKEGYISDYQKIEDNSCQGSLRVSLKINGDNDKVITGIKRISKPGRRIYARHNEIPRVLSGLGISIVSTSQGVLTDHEARSRSVGGEIICEVW
- the secY gene encoding preprotein translocase subunit SecY codes for the protein MASGLQGTANIPELKRRITFTLLMLAVYRIGVQIPTPGINGEALADFFAKNAGTIFGMFNMFSGGALENFSIFALGIMPYISASIIFQLLQVVVPQVEALAKEGESGRRKITQYTRYATVVLSIVQGLFISIGLESMAAPTGNAMIVITPGWSFRIMTVITLTSGTAFIMWLGEQMTERGVGNGISLIIFAGIVARMPVAIVNTIKMITADQMPIILLPILLAMIASVIGIVIYFETAQRRIPIQYAKRMIGRQLYGGQRSHLPLKINMSGVIPPIFASSIMMFPATIGGFVQNDLVKQISASLAWGTLLHTLLYVVMIVFFCFFYTAVTFNPVDIAENLKKNGGFVPGIRPGKKTAEFIDRIMVRLTVIGAIYISVICVLPEILIKKLNVPFYFGGTALLIVVGVAIDTIA
- a CDS encoding 50S ribosomal protein L18, translating into MAKTSIKTQARQKRVQRIRKKIEGTTERPRLRVFKSSRHIYAQLIDDAKGVTLCSSSTISAEIDTSEIKGKIAQANKVGQLVASLAKSKGIEKVVFDRGGYIYHGRVKALSEGAREGGLVF